The DNA segment TCGAGGATCGTGTTCGTCCAGTACCCGACCGCGTACACCGCGGACTTCTCCGCGGTGGTGCCGACCGAGTCGGCGGAGGCCGTGAACCTCGCCCTGCAGCAGGACCGGCCGATGGGCATCGACCCCGAGGCGACCGACGACGCGTCGTTCGGCACGGTCGACGGTTCGGAACCGGTGCCCGGGACCGAGTCGCCCGATGACGGCGCGGCTGCGACGACCCCGCCGCCGACGGATGCCACGGCGCCGCCCGAGCCCACCGACGTCCCGGTCACGACGCTCCCGCCCGACGTGACGGGCCAGTCGGGCGCGGACGTTCGCTGCACGACCGCCAACGAGGGGTGAGCGGATGCCGCCGTGCAGCGGTGTCCCGGCGGTGGCTCAGCGCTCGCACAGCCAGGGCTGACAGGCTCGCTGGAATGCGCGTCGGATAGAATCGGGCGCGTTCGCGTGAGCGGCGCGCCCCCGGGCGTCGCGCGCATGGAGGGCTGTCCGAGCGGCCGATGGAGCTGGTCTTGAAAACCAGTGGGCAGCAATGCCTCGTGGGTTCGAATCCCACGCCCTCCGCGGGGGCCTGAAGACCGACCAGCAGAGAGGAGATCTCCGGAGTGGAGGCTCACGAGTCGCGCAGCACCGCGCGCCGCGAAGATGAGACCCCGGCGATCGCCCGCCACGGCCGCCTCAGGTCGAACGGGGCATGGTCGACGATCTCGAAGGCGGCGGCATCCGTTCTCGCGGTCGTGCTCGTCTCGGGCACCGCGGTCGCCGCGTACGCCGCACTCGACCTCGCTGCGACGGCGAAGCCGACCATCTCGCTCGGCAACGAGGCGGCGCTCGAGGGGGTCCCCGACGTCGGGGCCATCGAGGGCGGCGTCAACATGCTCATCATCGGCAGCGACAGCCGTCAGGGGCAGGGCGACGGCTTCGGCGACCCCGACGAGGAGACGGCCGTCCTCAACGACGTGAACCTCCTGCTGCACATCTCGGAGGACCATTCGCACGCCGAGGTCGTGAGCTTCCCGCGCGACATGCTCATCGACATCCCCACGGGATGCACCGACCCGGATTCCGGCGAGGAACTGTGGGAGCAGTACGGCGTGAAGATCAACTCGGTGCTCGACTACGGCGGCATGCCGTGCGTGGTCAAGACGGTCGAGAACCTGACCGGGCTCACCATCCCGTTCGCCGGCACGGTGCAGTTCATGGGCGCCGCGGCGATCTCCGAAGCCGTCGGCGGCGTCGAGGTGTGCGTCGCCGAACCCATCGAGGACGTGCACACCGACCTCTTCCTCGAAGCCGGCACGCACGAGCTCGCGGGCCTCGAGGCGCTCCAGTTCCTCCGCACCCGGTACGGCGTCGGCGACGGCTCCGACCTCGGGCGCATCTCGAACCAGCAGGTGTTCATGTCGGCGCTCGCGCGCGAGCTGCAGTCCGACGGCACGTTGACCGATCCGCTCAAGCTGTACTCGATCGCCAAGGCCGCGCTCGACAACATGCAGCTCTCGTCGACCCTCGGCGACCCCACCAAGCTGGTCTCGATCGCGAAGGCTGCGACGGACATCGACCTCGCGAAGATCGCCTTCGTCCAGTACCCGACGGGGTACGTCGACGACTTCGCGGCGGTCGTGCCGACCGAGGCCGCCGAGGCGATCAACCTGGCCCTCCAGGAGGACCGGCCGATGCTCCTCGACCCGACCGCGAACGCCGACAAGGACTTCGCCTCGGCGGGGACCTCCGAGCCGACCGAGGCGCCGGCCGAGCCGGCCGAACCCGAACCGTCGACGGATGCCTCGGCCGAACCCACCGAGTCCGCTGCACCCGAACCCACCGCGGAGGCCCTCTCCGGCGAGGTCTCCGGGCAGACGGCCGCCGAGACGCGGTGCTCGGCGGGCCGCACGCTGGCCGACCAGTAGACCGGCCGCACGGCCGGCGTCGCCGCCGAATCGTCTTTCGGCGCGATGCCGGTTATGATGGCAGTCGCGTTCGCCTTCGGGTGTTCGCGAGGAGACGTCGCATAGTCCGGTCGAGTGCACCACCCTGCTAAGGTGGAGTCCCCGTAAGGGGACCGCGGGTTCAAATCCCGCCGTCTCCGCTCGATGAATGCCTTCGGGTATCCGGGGGATCGTGTCTGGCGTGAGGTCGTCCGCCGGGTCGATCGCCGAGTTCATGCGCAACTGTCGCGTGTCCTCTTCCGCCACTACTTCGCACGGGCGGTCGGCGCGGGGGACTATGCTCCAATCTGTTCCATCGAAACAGGGGGAGTTTCACTATGCGACGTATCACCATGCCCGCCGCGCTGGTCTTCGCCGGTGCGCTCGCGCTCACGGGTTGCGCGAGCGGCGGCGACAGCACCGCGTCAGGGGAGGAGAGCTGTGCGACCGCCGCGGCCGAGGTGCGCGACATCTCGAACGGCGTCCAGAACAACATCGCCGCGCCGTCATCGCTCGCGGGCCTCCAGGAGTACCTGGCCGAGGCCTCGGAGCGGACCGACGCGCTGATCGAAGACGCGGGCGACGATGACGCGCTCATCGACGCACTGGGCGGGTTCCAGACGGCGTTGAACGAGGTGTCGACGTACGCCGACGGCCTCGAGGAGGTCCCCTCCGAGGAGGATCCCTCGGCCATGACCATCGAACAGGACCCCGACCAGCTCGCCGCGCAGCAGGCCGCGGTGCAGGAGGCCTCGGCCGAGGTCTCCGCGTCCTGCGAATCCGACCCCGACTCCGAGTAGGAACCGGTCCGGGCGCAGCACCCGACGAGGGCCGGGGCGCGACGAGGTCGCGCCCCGGCCGCTCGCGCTCAGCCCGCCTTCTTGGCGGCTCGCCGCTTCGCAGCAGGCTTCTCGTCGGCCGACTCGGCCGAGTCGGACTTCGCCTTCGAACCCGACCCCTTCGCCGCGCCCTTCGTGGCAGACGACGCCGACGCCGCCGACGACGACTTCGACGCCGACGCCGACGCCGACGCCGATGGCGCCGAGGCATCCGTCCCGCCCCCGCGCTTGGCCGCGATCGACTGCCGCAGCGCCTCCATGAGGTCGATGACCTCGCCGCCGGCCTCCTCCTCGGGTGCGCCGAACGTCGCCGCGGTGTCGAGCGCGTCGCCCTGTTCGAGCTTCGCCTCGATGAGGGTGCGCAGGTCTCGCTGGTACTCGTCCACGTACTGGTCGGGCTCGAAGTCGTTCGCGAGGCTCTCGATGAGCTGCTTCGACAGGTCGAGCTCGCCCTTGGTGATCTTCACCGGCTCCTCGAGCGCGGGGAACGCCGCCGCGCGCACCTCGTCGCTCCAGAGCAGCGTCTGCACCATGAGCACGTCGCCGTGCACGCGGAGCGCGGCCAGCCGGGTCTTCTGGCGCAGCGACATCCGCACGATCGCGGTCCGATCGGTCGAGTCGAGCGCCTCGCGAAGCAGCACGTACGCCTTGTTCGACGCCGAATCGGGTTCGAGGTAGTAGCTGCGGTCGTACATGATCGGGTCGACCTGATCGGTCGGCACGAACTCGACGACCTCGATCTCGCGGCTGCGTTCGGCGGGCAGCGACTTGAGGTCCTCGTCGGTGATGATGACCGTGCGTTCGCCGTCGTCGTACGCCTTGTCGATGTTCTGGTACGGCACGATCTCGCCGTCGATCTCGCACACGCGCTGGTAGCGGATGCGTCCGCCGTCCGCGTCGTGCACCTGGTGCAGGGACACGTCGTGGTCCTCGGTGGCGCTGTACAGCTTGACGGGCACGTTGACGAGGCCGAACGTGACCGCCCCCTTCCACACGGCTCGCATGCCCCCAGTACACACCCGCACGCGCGCGAGCGGTACCCCCGCGACATCCGCTTCGCATACCCATCGGCAGCCCGGACGGGCAGGATGGGGGCATGGCGCAGGGTCCCGCCCAGGTGGTCGACGTCGACGGACGTCGCGTCCGCCTGACCAGCCTCGACAAGGTCATGTACCCCGAGACCGGCATGACCAAGGGCGAGGTGATCGCCTACTACGCCGAGATCGCGCCCGTGATGCTGCCGCACCTGGCGGGTCGCCCGATCACGCGCAAGCGGTGGGTGAACGGGGTGGGCACCCCGCGGCATCCGCTCGATGCGTTCTTCGAGAAGCACCTCGAGGAGCATGCGCCCGACTGGATCCACCGCGAGGTGCAGCACCATTCCGACGGCGACAAGACGTACCCGGTCGCCGACAGCCGGGCGACGCTCGTGTGGCTCGCGCAGATGGGCGCGCTCGAGTTGCACGTCCCGCAGTGGCGATTCGAGCGGGTGGCGGCCGGCGCCACGAGCCGAGCGGATGCCGCGGGCCCGGCGAACCCGGACCGCATGGTGTTCGACCTCGACCCCGGGGAGGGCGTCGGGCTGCCCGAGTGCGCCGAGGTCGCGCGCCTCGTCCGCGGCCTGCTCGACCCGATCGGACTCGAACCGGTGCCGGTCACGAGCGGAAGCAAGGGCCTCCACCTGTACGCAGCGCTCGACGGCCGTCAGAGCTCCGACCAGGTCTCGGCCGTGGCGCACGAGGTCGCCCGGGCGCTCGAGGCCGACCATCCCGACCTCATCGTCTCGAGCATGCGCAAGAGCATCCGGGGCGGGCGCGTGCTCATCGACTGGAGCCAGAACAACGGCAGGAAGACCACGATCGCGCCGTACTCGCTGCGCGGCCGGTTCCGCCCGACCGTCGCGGCGCCGCGGACCTGGGCCGAACTCGACGACCCGGGCCTGCGCCACCTCGAGGCCGGCGAGGTGCTGGCGAAGCTCGCCGAACGCGCCGACCCGATGCTCGCCGTGACGCACGCGTCGGCCGACGGCCCGCTGCGCACCTACCTGTCGATGCGCTCGGCGGATGCCACGCCCGAGCCCATGCCCGACTCGACCTGGGGGGTCCCGAACGACGGCGACCCGCGTTTCGTGATCCAGGAGCACCACGCCCGCAGGCTGCACTTCGACCTGCGGCTGGAGCGCGACGGCGTGCTGCGCAGTTGGGCGGTGCCGAAGGGCGTGCCCGAGTCGCCGGGCACGAACCACCTCGCGGTGCAGACCGAGGACCACCCGATGGAGTACCTCGGTTTCGCGGGCACGATCCCCGAGGGCCAGTACGGCGCCGGGTCGATGACCGTGTGGGACACCGGAACATACGAGACCGAGAAGTGGCGCGCCGACGAGGTCATCGTCACGCTGCACGGTCGCGTCGGCGGCCCGCTCGGCCGCGTGCGGGTCGCGCTCATCCGCACGCAGGGCGAGGGTGAGAAGAGCCAGTGGCTCCTGCACCGCATGAAGTCCCAGCGTCCGGCCGTCGACCCGGATGCGATGGCGGATGCCGCGCCGCGGCCGGTCGCGCAGGCCCCCTCGCGCACGGCGACGAGGACCGGAACGGATGCCGCGCGGCAGCCGTCCGCGTTCCCGAAGCCGATGCTCGCGGCCGCCGGAACCCCGGGGCTCGTCGCCGGCGACGAGTGGGCGATCGAATGGAAGTGGGACGGCGTGCGCGTCATCGCGCGCGTCGAGGACGGCGCGGTGCGCCTTGTCACCCGGACGGGCCTGGACCGTTCGAAGACGTACCCGGAACTGGCGGCGCTCGCCGCGGCGGTGCGCGCGGACGCGGTCCTCGACGGCGAGGTCGTCGCACTCGACGAGCACGGCCGGCCGGACTTCGGGCTGCTCCAACAGCGCATGAACCTCGAGCGTCCGCGTGAGATCGCCGCGGCCGCGGCATCCGTCCCGGTCGGGCTGCGCCTGTTCGACGTGCTCGAGATCGCCGGGGTCCCGACGATCGGCGAACCGTACGACCAGCGTCGCGAACGGCTCGAACGGATGCTGCGACCGGGGGTCGACGCGCCCGTCGAGGTGTCGCCGCGGGTCGACCTCGGCGCCGATGCGGCGCTCGAGCGGGCGAGGGCCGACGGACTCGAGGGCATCGTCGCGAAGCGACGCTCCTCGCCGTACCGACCGGGGGTCCGCAGCGACGACTGGGTCAAGATCAAGGTCGCGCGCACCCAGGAGGTGGTGATCGGCGGCTACCGGCCGGGCGTCGGCACCCGTGCCGGCCGGATCCGTTCGCTCCTCGTCGGCGTGCCGACATCCGCCGGCCTGCGCTATGCCGGGCGGGTCGGGTCGGGCCTGCGCGAGCGCGACGCGGAACGCCTGCTCGCACGGCTCGACGCGATCGCCATGGTCGAGTCCCCGTTCCTCGAGGTGCCCGAGACGGATGCCGCCGATGCCGTCTGGGTCGAACCCGAGATCGTCGGCGAGATCGAGTTCGGGGAGTGGACGCGGACGGGGGTGGCGCGCCATCCGCGCTGGCGGGGGCTGCGGCCCGACAAGCGCCCCGACGAGGTGGTCGAGGAGCGGTGACGCCTGCGACGCGCCCGACCAACCGGCTCGATTGGCGCGTGCGGTCCGACTGGGTTAGAGTAACGGGGTTGCCCGATGAACCACGAGGTCCCGGGCGGCATCCCATGCGCCCGTAGCTCAATGGATAGAGCATCTGACTACGGATCAGAAGGTTGGGGGTTCGAGTCCCTCCGGGCGCGCAGAAGGAAGCGGTTCGCAGCATGCGAGCCGCTTTCGTCGTCTCCGGGGTCGATCCGGGCTCGTCGTCCCCGGCCGAGCCGCCACCCGGCCCTTGCCCTCCCGTGGTCACCGTGCCAGCCTGCCGGGAGGGGCGGAGGGGACGCGCATGGCGAAGACGTATCCGGACATCAGCGACCACGGCCTGATCGGCGACCTGCAGACTGCCGCCCTCGTCTCGACCGACGGCACGATCGACTGGTTCTGCTGCCCGCGATTCGACTCGCCGAGCGTGTTCGGTTCGCTGCTCGATCCCGAGCGGGGCGGGTTCTTCCGCGTCCGGCCGATCGGCGCCGAGTACGTCACCCGCCAGCTCTACCTGCCGGACACGGCGATCCTCATCACCAGGTTCCTCACCGATGCCGGAGTCGGCGAGGTGATCGACTTCATGCCCGTCGCCGACGGGGTCGAGACGGATCGGCACGCGATCGTGCGCATGGTACGCGTCGTGCGCGGCGAGATGACCTTCGAGGGCGAGATCCAGCCGCGGTTCGACTACGGGCGCGCGCCGCACCGGCTCGTCCGTTCCGGGGTGGGGGCGAAGTTCGTCTCGGACGACCTGACCATCACCCTGCACCGCGTGGGCGAGCCCGTCGTCCACGACGACGAGCGTGCGGCGCGGGTCGAGGTGGTCGGCGAGGGGGTGCGGGTCTCGATCACGCTGCGAGCGGGCGAGCTGACCGGGGTGATGCTCGAATCGGGGGATGTCGAGGCTCGCCAGATCTCGGAGGACGAACTCGTCGAGACGTTCCTCGCGACCAGGCGGTACTGGCGGGGATGGGTGGACCGGTCGACGTACACCGGGCGGTGGCGGGAGATGGTGACCCGGTCGGCCATCACCCTCAAGCTGATGACCTACGCCCCCACGGGCGCGCTCATCGCGGCGCCCACCGCGAGCCTGCCCGAGCAGGTCGGCGGTGGCCGCAACTGGGACTACCGCTACACGTGGGTGCGCGACGCCTCGTTCTCGGTGTACGCGCTGCTCAGCCTCGGGTACGACCGCGAGGCCGAGGCGTTCGTCGGCTGGCTGCTCGACCGCATCCACGAACAGCCCGGAGGCGAGGGCGGGCCGCTTCGGATCATGTACCGGGTCGACGGTTCAGCCGACCTCGACGAGGCGGAGCTCGAGCATCTCGCCGGGTACCGCGGGTCGCAGCCGGTCCGCGTCGGCAACGGCGCCTCGGGGCAACTGCAGCTCGACATCTACGGCGAGGCGATGGACTCGATCCGGCTGGCCGACACGCACGGCGTCGAGCTCTCGCACGCCGGGTGGGTGAAGGTCCGATCGATGCTCGACTGGCTCTGCGACCACTGGGACACCCCGGAGGAGGGCATCTGGGAGACCCGCGGCGGGCCGCAGCGGTTCACCTACGGCAGGTTCATGTCGTGGGTCGCGCTCGACCGCGGCATCCGTCTCGCCGAGGCGCACGGCAGGCCGTCCTCGTTCACGAGGTGGATGCACGAACGCGACCGCATCTACGAGCGGATCATGGAGGTCGGATTCGACCCCGAACGCGGTGCGTTCGTCCAGCACGAGGGAAGCGACGTGCTCGACGCCTCCCTGCTGCGGATGCCGCTGCTCGGCTTCGTGACGCCCAACGATCCGATGTGGCACTCGACGCTCGACGCGATCGACGAGCAACTCGTCTCCGACAGCCTCGTCTACCGCTACGACCCCGAGGCCGCTCCCGACGGGCTCGCCGGCGGCGAGGGGACCTTCACGCTCTGCTCGTTCTGGTACGTCGACGCGCTCGCCCGGTCGGGGCGACTCGACGAGGCGCGCCTCGTGTTCGAGAAGATGCTGACCTACGCCAACCACCTCGGCCTGTACGCCGAGGAGATCGGCCTCACTGGCGAGCAGCTCGGGAACTTCCCGCAGGCGTTCAGCCACCTCGCACTCATCAACGCGGCCGTGAACCTCGACTACCAGCTCGACCACGGGTCGGGCGACGTCGGGCCGGTGCTCCGTCGCCGGCGCATCGACTGAGGGCCGGCGGGCCGGCGCGGTTCGCTCGCCCGTCGTCCGTCGCCCGTTCGCCGTTCGCCGTTCGCCCGTTCAGGATGCCGGTGGCGACACGCCGTACGTCGGGCGGTCCGGCACGGCGTGTCGGGCTGATCGTCCTGAATGGCGTGGCGTGGCGTGGCGAGCTGGCCGAACGGCGAGCCCCGGCTGGCTGGGAATTCCCTCGGGATATCGGCCTTCGACGTCGACCGGAGTTCAGCCGGGTGTCGCCCTCCGGATACGCTCGGAGACCTGATTCCCGCGGAACGAGGGGTCGGCAGATGACGGATGAACGGGGCGCCAGACGCGTGTCGGCGCGGTTCGTCCACCATGCGAGCGCGGCCGCGGCGATGGTCGCGATCGCGGCGGCAGTCGCGGTGGCCGTCGGGAACCTGTTCGTGCACATGGCCCACAGCGCCGCGCACGCCGCCGGCATCGCGCATCCGCACTTCGACCTCGTGTCCGTGTCGGTGGCGGTCGTGTTCGCGGTGGCGTCGCTGACCGCGCTCACGCTCGCCACGGTCGGAAGCGGCCGCCGCGGCGGCAGGTGCCGGATCGCGTGGGTGTCGCCGGGCCTCGGCGCGATCGCGAACGCGTCGGTGTGGGCGACGATCGCCGCGCTCGCCGTGGTGAGCGCGGCCGAGGCCTTCGCCCCGTTGCCGGGTGGCCACCTCGCGGCGTGCGCGGTGCTCGCCGGAGGGCTCGGCGCGGTCACCGGAATCGTGCATCGGCGCGCGCACCACCAGCCGATATACCGGTCGTTCAACCTCGTCGCGATGCTCCTCGCCGCGGGTGCGCTCGCGAGCATGAGCCTGACCCGGACCGGGGCGTGGTGGGCGCTGAACTTCAGCACCCTCGGCACCTCGGACGACGTCGCCGCGACCTGGTTCAACGCGGGTCTCGTGTTCTCCGGTGCGGGCATGGCCGTGATGGCCGGCCCCCTCTCCCGCGGACTCGCCCGACCCGAGCACCGTGCGCGCCGCGCCGCGCCGGCCGTGGTCCAGACGCTGATCGGGGTGATCGGCATCTCGCTTGCCGGGGTCGGCCTCGTGCCGATCGACGCCGACGAAGTCGTGCACAACGTGTTCGCGAGCGCCGCGGGCGCGGCGTTCTTCGTGCTGGCGGCGGGCACCCCGTGGATGGTCGAGCGGATGCCGCGGCGCCTCAGGGCGGCATCGTTCGCGTCGCTCGGGCTCGAGGCCGCGGCGTGGATCGCCTACGACCGACTCGGGTGGGCGTCGCTGACCGTGTTCGAGGTGGTCGCGTTCGCGCTCGTGTTCGTCTGGCTGATCACCCTCGTCGTCACGACGCACCCGGAGCGCGAACCGTCGCTCGGAGCCGCTGCCGAGGCGATCCGGGCAGGAGGGGTTGTGCTCGGCCCGGCGATCCGCGAGCGTGTCCGTACGGCGACGGTGCCCGTGATGCCGCTCGCGGGCGGTGCCCCGGGAATGGCGCCGCGGCTGGTGCGTTCCAGTTAGACACGGGTCTTCGGACCGGAAGGGGGTCGACGTGACCGACGACGAGGTCGAGATCGTGCGCGATGACGAGGCGCGACGCTACCGGTTGCTGCTCGGCGGCGCGGAGGCGGGTCGTGCGGAGTTCCGGTTGCGGGAGGGCAGCATCGTGTTCACCCACACGATCATCGATCCGGCGTTCGAGGGTCGGGGATTGGGCTCGCGGCTTGCGCGGTTCGTGATCGAGGACGCGATCTCCCGCGGCGAGCGCATCGTTCCGCGCTGTCCGTTCATCCGCGGGTGGCTGCTCAAGCACCCCGGCTACGAGGACGCGATCGAGTGGCCGGAGCGGCGTGCCGTGGGCGGGGCCTGACGTCCGAGGGGATCCTCCGGTTCGTGACCCCCGCTCGGGGGCGCTGCGACCGCCGCATGCGCGGCGATAGAATTCCTCAAAGCCCGAGTCGGGGCCCGACCCGACCATTCGCCGTGCAGCGGTGATCGCGACCTGATGTCCCAAGCGGTCGCTCGGGAGGTGGCTCGCCGAGCTCAGTTCGGGTCGCTCGGCGGGGAGGGCCTCCCCGTGAGGCCGCGGTGGGGCGGGAGGTAGGGTTCCCGTCCCACCGTCTTCATGTCAGTCGGCGTGTGCCTGCTGCGCTTCGCGCAACCGATCGCACAGGGCCGTGAGCTTGCGCAGTTCGTCGTCGTCGAGCGCGGTGCCGACGTGCTGCGTGATGCCCTGCATGTGGTGGATGGCCGCGCGCCGGAACTCCTGGTAGCCGGTCGAGGTGAGCTCGACGATCGTTCCGCGCCCGTCGAGCGGGTCGTCGACCTTCTCGACCCATCCTCGGCCGACGAGGCGGTCGACCAGCCGGCTGACGCTCGGCTGGGAGATGAGCACGTGCCGGTTGAGGTCCTTGAGCCGGAGGCGACGGGATGGCGCCCGGCTGATGTTGAAGAGCACGTCGTACTCGTTCAGCGACATGACCTCGGTCGGGAACTCGGCCGAGAGCTCCCGCATCACCGCGACCTGGGCGCGGAACAGCGCCTCCCACGCCGCCACGGCTATCGTGCGATCCGCCACGCGCGGGCTCCCTTCGTCGGAGCGGCGAGCGCGTCCCGCCGCGCATCCAGATTAGGCAACGCCGGGGCTCGGGTGCGGGTGAGGCGCGAACGAGTCGTCGGAACGGATCCGGCGGCGGAATCGGTTGAGGGCCGGTCGTAGAGGCTGACGACCGGCCCTCGCCCTTGCACCAAGAGTGTCCTGCAATCACATTCCGCACCGGCCGCCACAGCAAACAGCCGGTGCACGATCAATATATAACAGATCGGTAACGGAGCGCTAGGGGGATGTGCCCCGAATGCGGGGCGCGATCTCCAGATTCTGGCACACTCGCGCATCGAGCGTGCGGCGCCGCCCGAGCGAGTGTGGAGAATCCGCGGTCAGAAGACGTCGGGGCTCGGCGTGGAGGCCTGGCGGATCGACACGTCGGCGTGGCGGTCGAATCGGTAACCGACGCCGCGCACCGTGCGGACGATGTCCTGGTAGTGCGCGAGCTTCGAGCGGAGGCGCCTCACGTGCACGTCGATCGTGCGCTCGTTCGGGATGTCGTCATCGCCGGCCCACAGGCCGTCGATGAGTTCGTGGCGTTCGATCGTCCGGCCCTCGCGGAGGACCAGGAACTGCAGGAGCTCGAACTCCTTGTAGGTCAGGCCGGCGGGCTCGCCGTCGAGCAGCACCCGCTTGCGGGAGATGTCGATGATGACGCCGTCGGGGTGGCGGTCCGCGTCGGCGGCGAGTTCGCCCTCTTCCCGCTGCCTCGCGAGCGCGGAGGGGTCCTGGAGTGCGAGGCGGACCACGTCCACGTCGCGACCGCCGGCACCCTCGGGTGCCAGGGCGACGGCGGCGTAGGTCTCCGCGGAGGGGGACAGCTCGGAGGTCAGGGTGCGGAGCGCCTCGACGATGCGGTGGAGGTTGGTGCCGTCGGCCGCGGCCTTCGCCTCGTCGATTCCGACGTACAGCACGAAGCCTCGGGCCTCGGTGCCCTCGGGCACGGCACGCAGCCGAGGCGCTGACGGAGCGGGCACTGACGGAGAGGCAGCGGACGCCGACGGGGCGTGCGCGGGCGACGCCTGAGCGGGCCCGGCCGGGCGGACGGCGGCCGGGTGGGAGGTGCGGGCGGGAGCAAGAGCGATGGACATGGCGGATCCTCATGGTGACGATGCGTCGGCGGCCCCCTCGTCGGAGCCTTGAGCGATGGCCCGTTCGGGCCGGGGGAACCCGGTGCGACGTGCATCGGGTTCGACGGGAGCCGTACCGGTCGGGATCGGACCGGTCGCGGAACTCGGCGGGGGATCGCTGGTCAGCGGCACATTCGACAGCACATGCGCGCACGCCCCGGCATCATCGCGCCGGCAGTCCACTGAGCCTCGAGGGCGGTCAGGGGGCGTGCGGTGTCAGTCATGGGCGAAAGTCAAACCCAGGGCCCCGGATGTGTCAAACGGTGACCGCCCGATGACCGTGCGTGACGTCGAACGCGGTGCACCGGGCGCGCACCCGGCCGACGAGGTCCGGTGACAAGGGAGGCTGAGTCGCAAGATTCTTCGACCTGGAGCGAATCGATCGAATCTTCGCAAATCACCGCCGCGTCGGCGTGTCACACGGTGCAAGATCCTGCGAGGCCGGTCCGTGGGTACCACGGTTCCGCGTCGCCGATCGGCATGTGACGCGGCGAACGAGCCCGCCTCAGACCGTGCCGTACAACCGGTCGCCCGCGTCACCCAGCCCGGGAACGATGAATCCGTGCTCGTTCAGCCGCTCGTCGACCGCCCCCAGCACGACCGTCACGTTTCGCCCCTCCATCGCCGATTCGACCGCGCGAAGCCCCTCGGGCGCCGCGAGGATGCAGATCGCCGTGACATCCGTCGCGCCGCGCTTCAGGAGGAACTCGATCGCGGCCACGAGCGAGCCGCCCGTCGCGAGCATCGGGTCGAGCACGAAGCACTGCCGGCCCGACAGGTCGTCCGGAAGCCGCTCGGCGTACGTCGTCGGCTCCAGCGTCTCCTCGTTGCGGGCCATCCCGAGGAAGCCGACCTCGGCGGAGGGCAGCAGCTTGGTCATGCCCTCGAGCATTCCCAGCCCGGCGCGCAGGATCGGCACGATGAGCGGCTTGGGTTCGGCGATGCGAACCCCCGTCATGGGCGCGACCGGCGTGACGATGTCGACCGGCTCGACGCGGACGTCGCGCGTGCCCTCGTACGCCAGCAGCGTCATGAGCTCCTCGACCAGCGACCGGAAGACCGGTGACGGCGTGGACTCATCGCGCAGCACGGTGAGCTTGTGCGTGATCAGCGGGTGGTCGGCGACGTGGACTCGCATAGGCTCGAGTCTAGTTGCGGGGGTTCCGCCGATGAGAAGGGGCGAACGGATGCCGGTGCACCGCCCTGAGCACATCGAGTGGATGTCCCGCGCGCTCGCCGAGGCATCCGCTGCCCTCGCCACCGGCGACGTCCCCGTCGGCGCGGTCGTCGTGCGCGACGGCGAGATCGTCGCGACCGGGCGCAACGAACGCGAGCGCCTCGGCGACCCGACCGCGCACGCCGAGCTCCTCGCGATCCGCGAGGCGGCCCGCGCGATCGGGGACCGCCACCTGGTCGACTGCACCCTCGTGGTCACGCTCGAGCCGTGCGTGATGTGCGCGGGCGCGATCCTCGCCGCACGCGTGCCGACCGTCGTGTTCGGCGCCTGGGACGAGAAGGCCGGTGCCGCCGGGTCGGTCTACGACGTGCTGCG comes from the Agromyces marinus genome and includes:
- a CDS encoding LCP family protein; this translates as MEAHESRSTARREDETPAIARHGRLRSNGAWSTISKAAASVLAVVLVSGTAVAAYAALDLAATAKPTISLGNEAALEGVPDVGAIEGGVNMLIIGSDSRQGQGDGFGDPDEETAVLNDVNLLLHISEDHSHAEVVSFPRDMLIDIPTGCTDPDSGEELWEQYGVKINSVLDYGGMPCVVKTVENLTGLTIPFAGTVQFMGAAAISEAVGGVEVCVAEPIEDVHTDLFLEAGTHELAGLEALQFLRTRYGVGDGSDLGRISNQQVFMSALARELQSDGTLTDPLKLYSIAKAALDNMQLSSTLGDPTKLVSIAKAATDIDLAKIAFVQYPTGYVDDFAAVVPTEAAEAINLALQEDRPMLLDPTANADKDFASAGTSEPTEAPAEPAEPEPSTDASAEPTESAAPEPTAEALSGEVSGQTAAETRCSAGRTLADQ
- the ku gene encoding non-homologous end joining protein Ku codes for the protein MRAVWKGAVTFGLVNVPVKLYSATEDHDVSLHQVHDADGGRIRYQRVCEIDGEIVPYQNIDKAYDDGERTVIITDEDLKSLPAERSREIEVVEFVPTDQVDPIMYDRSYYLEPDSASNKAYVLLREALDSTDRTAIVRMSLRQKTRLAALRVHGDVLMVQTLLWSDEVRAAAFPALEEPVKITKGELDLSKQLIESLANDFEPDQYVDEYQRDLRTLIEAKLEQGDALDTAATFGAPEEEAGGEVIDLMEALRQSIAAKRGGGTDASAPSASASASASKSSSAASASSATKGAAKGSGSKAKSDSAESADEKPAAKRRAAKKAG
- a CDS encoding ATP-dependent DNA ligase encodes the protein MAQGPAQVVDVDGRRVRLTSLDKVMYPETGMTKGEVIAYYAEIAPVMLPHLAGRPITRKRWVNGVGTPRHPLDAFFEKHLEEHAPDWIHREVQHHSDGDKTYPVADSRATLVWLAQMGALELHVPQWRFERVAAGATSRADAAGPANPDRMVFDLDPGEGVGLPECAEVARLVRGLLDPIGLEPVPVTSGSKGLHLYAALDGRQSSDQVSAVAHEVARALEADHPDLIVSSMRKSIRGGRVLIDWSQNNGRKTTIAPYSLRGRFRPTVAAPRTWAELDDPGLRHLEAGEVLAKLAERADPMLAVTHASADGPLRTYLSMRSADATPEPMPDSTWGVPNDGDPRFVIQEHHARRLHFDLRLERDGVLRSWAVPKGVPESPGTNHLAVQTEDHPMEYLGFAGTIPEGQYGAGSMTVWDTGTYETEKWRADEVIVTLHGRVGGPLGRVRVALIRTQGEGEKSQWLLHRMKSQRPAVDPDAMADAAPRPVAQAPSRTATRTGTDAARQPSAFPKPMLAAAGTPGLVAGDEWAIEWKWDGVRVIARVEDGAVRLVTRTGLDRSKTYPELAALAAAVRADAVLDGEVVALDEHGRPDFGLLQQRMNLERPREIAAAAASVPVGLRLFDVLEIAGVPTIGEPYDQRRERLERMLRPGVDAPVEVSPRVDLGADAALERARADGLEGIVAKRRSSPYRPGVRSDDWVKIKVARTQEVVIGGYRPGVGTRAGRIRSLLVGVPTSAGLRYAGRVGSGLRERDAERLLARLDAIAMVESPFLEVPETDAADAVWVEPEIVGEIEFGEWTRTGVARHPRWRGLRPDKRPDEVVEER